The window CTCGTTTGTGAGACCTGTGTAAAATATTACACCTCATTTACTACGAGTACTTTGACTTCTCCGACATGCCAACTCGTGTTGTCCACACGCCACGTGGATCGTTTGCTAAAAATTTCTACCAGACATTTTCTTAACGCTCCGACCTCATAGCCACGGTATTTGGTTCGTGTTCCTCAGTACCGAAATTTGCTGAATATTGCTCATTAATCAATCGCCATAACCTTCAGTCCTAGCTTCACAACTAGCTACCTTGCGACTTGCTAATGGTTCATGGCGCTACCCCTGCCCATAAGGGACTTGCACCCTCCAGATTAATATTATATCTTCGATATAATAAAGATGCCCATGCTGGGCACACACATCGGCTATAACAAATGCGGGCTGACTACTTAATAATGAAGATATTACAACTAAACAACATTTGGTCTAGCGGGCAAAGATTCGGTTTCACCCCCCACTTTCCATAGCCATGGCCGTTAGGCACAATTATGAGAAAAATCTATCTATGAAAAAAAAACTACTTGATTTCTTATTAATTGCTTCAAAAACACTTGAAAAATTACATTTTAAATTTTCCGAAAAAGAAATTGAAAAGTTAGATTATTCATCTCTTTCTCCTATTTCTAACGGTGACAAAGAAGGTCATTACTCAAAAGCTCTACAATGGGCTCTTGAAAATCGTGAAAATGAGGATATAAAAAACATTGCACTCACTGGTCCTTATGGCTCAGGTAAAAGTACAATTCTGAAAACTTTTCAAAAATACTATAAGGGAACTGAATTAAAATTTCTAAATATTTCTTTAGCAACATTTAAAGAGGAAAAACCAAAGTTTGATGAACAAGGTAATCCTATTGAAAAGGATAAAGAAGAACTTTTACGGCTTATAGAAACAAGTATTTTACAACAAATTTTTTATCACGAGGAAGATAAAAATATTCCTGATTCAAGATTTAAAAAGATTAAAAGTTATGGTACTAAAAAATTGTTTTTAACCTCCCTTGGTATTTTAATATTTATAATAGCCTTACTAAATTATTTTTACCCTTATCTCATCCAAAGTGTTTTTAAAGATAATCTTCTAAGTGATTTTACTTGTGACACAATACATTATGGTAGTATATCAATAATTTTAATTGGCATATTCTTTATCGTATATAAATCAATTAGAATTATTAGTTCGATAACAATTAATAAGCTTAAGTTTCAAAATGCTGAAATAGGAATTGGAGAAAGTATTAATAAGTCTATATTGAACCATCACTTAGATGAAATTCTTTATTTTTTTACAATTAGACCCTATAATGTTGTAATCATTGAAGACCTTGACCGCTTTGAAGAAACCGAAATTTTCACAAAGCTTAGGGAAATTAATCTTCTATTAAACAACTCTGAAAAAACCAAAAAAAAAAATATCACATTCATTTATGCCGTAAGAGACGATATGTTTTCAGACAATGAGAGAATTAAGTTTTTTGATTTTATTATTCCTGTAATTCCCGTAATTAATTCATCGAATTCGAGTGAAATTTTACTACATAAAAAGGAAAAATATAATTATAATTTAACAGAAACTTTTATTGACGATATATCCTTTTTTATTGATGATATGAGATTACTTCATAATATCACTAATGAATTCTATTTGTACAAAAAAAAACAAGGTGAAACACCTTTAAATCAAGATAAATTATTCGCTATTATTTCTTATAAAAATAAATACCCGAATGATTTTGTTTCTTTAAGTAAAAATGAAGGTCATTTATTTAACATTCTAAACGCCAAATCAAAATATGTAAATCAAGAGGTAAATCGAATTGAAGAAAAAATTTCTATTTTGAAAAAAGAGATTAAAAACCTAGAATTAATAAATATAAAAAGTATTAAAGAACTTCGCCAATTATATATAATTCGAGCAATCGAAACATTAGATGATTTTAATTCTTTTATCATCAATAACGAAACTATTACTATTGATGATTTATTAAAAGATGAAAACTTTGAATATTTAAAGGAAAATAAAATTTCCTATCGAACTCCCGTTAATAATTATTATAATAACAGACTTACTTATCAAGAAAAAAAGGTAAGCACTTCTTTTTCTGAAATTGAAACATTAGTAAGCACTGAAAAATCATATGATATAAAAGAACAAGAAATTATTGATATTAAATCAAATAAATCAAATTCTATAAGAAAAGAAATACAAGAACTAGAGACCCAAAAAATTAAAACTAGAAATTTAAAAATCTCTGAATTATTACAATCAAATAAAGAAATTGATTTAAATATAAGTGAAGATTTAGATAAAAATTTCATCACAACTTTAATTAGAAATGGCTATATATCAGAAGATTACATTGATTACATTTCTCTGTTTCACGAAGGTAGTATAACCAGAAGTGACCATAAATTTGTTATCAGTATAAGAAATAGACAAAAACTAGAGTTTGACTATAAACTTTCAAAAATTGATAAAGTAATTTCAAAAATAAATCCAATTGATTTTAACTCTGAATTTATCTTGAATTATGATTTATTAGATTTCTTACTTAAAAATCATAGAACTAATAAGATTCCTTTAAAATATATTTTCACCAAGTTAAAGGATGAATCTTCTACTTCTACTCTATTTATAAATGACTTTATTGAGGTAACAGAAAATTTAAATCTATTTGTTAAAAAGCTATGCGAATATTGGATTGGTATTTGGGGATATTATCTAAATGATGTTACGTATTCAGACGAACAATTAAATAAAATATTAAAATACATCATAGAATATGCAGATATTGACACTATCATTAAAATAGAAAAACAATCTAATATCAAAAATTATCTAACAAAAGATCCTGAAATTTTAAATATCACTTCTAACAATGATAAACTAATAAACATCATCTCTGATTTAGAACTAAAATTTACTGATTTAGACTTTGAGAATTCCCCACAAAATATTTTAGAGTTTATTTACGAGAATAATCATTATGAGATTAACGAAAAAATGGTTAGTGAAATTATAAAGAAATATGGTGAATTTGAACAAGTAAGCTTTGATAATTCTAATTATTCTTCTATTAAAAACTCAAAAGCTGATAGTCTTATTAATTACATAGAAGCTTACATAAATGACTACATAAAAACTATTTACTTAAAGCTTGATACGAATATTAATGAGGAGCAAAAATCGTATTTAGAACTATTAAATCACTCTAATTTAAGTTTAAAACTAAAAAAAGAAGTCATTAAAAAAGTAGCTACAAAAATATCTGATATTTCAATTATTGAGGATCCAAATTTGTTGCCATATACTATCGAAAATAATAAGATAGAACCTAAATGGGAAAACTTATTGTTCTTTTTCAAGAAGTCTGAAGATAAAATATTATCCCCAACTATTGACTTTATTAATAATATTGAAAATGCTAACAAATTAGCAAAAGTAAAAATGCCAACGAAAGTTAATGGTGAAAAAATATATTATGAATTCTGTAAACTTTTGATGCAATCAAACGAAATTGAAAATAAATCCTTTGATTTGGTTACAAATTCAATTCCTTGGTGGTATAGCGACTTAGACATAGCTAATCTTGATGAAGAAAAAGTTCATTCATTAATAAAGAATTTAGTAATTAGTCCAACAATTAAAAGTTTTGAAAACTTAAAGGAAAACTATGAAAAGTTAAATATTGAATTATTAGAAAAGCACAAAGCTAAATTTATTGAAAAAATTGAGGATCTCATTTTAGATGCAAATGATGTAGAATTAATTTTAAAATCAACCATATTAAACAATATAGAAAAACTTAAGTTTTTAGAATCTTGTTCTAATGATACTATTGCATCAAACTCCGAGAATTTGAAATTAATAAGTCAAGTTATATTAAATGATAGTTCATTTCGTATAAATGAGTTGCTGTTAAAAGATTTAATTTTAGACAAAAGTGTATCAATTGTAAATAGAATTAAATTATTTAATAAGAATCTTTTCAGAGTTGACGAAACTTTCATTGAAAAATTCTTAAACAACTTAGATAACATTTATGCGAAAATCACATACAAAAATAGAAGGGCAAAAATTCAAGACAATCCAGACAACCGAGAACTATTAACTAATTTGAAACGAAAAGGTTATATTTCAAGTTTTTCAGATGGATTATTTGGTTTAAGGGTTAATCATAAAAGAAAATAGCTGTGCCTAATAACTAAGCGTTCTTGTGGTCGGTACGGCCAAACATGAATGCCTTGTTGACTGAACCGAATTTTGCCGGTTTGCCTACTATGGGGATTAATCTTATTTCTTGAGTTTATATTGTAGCCTTACCCAATTTGTAGCCTTCCCTATAAATGAGACCGTTTTAAATTAAAAATAATTAACCCAACAAGCTGGAAAAGAACAAGGGACAAATTTTACGCCTGTCCCTTCTATTTCCCAAACTTATTTCTTTGACGCTTCCAAAGATACTTTTCTAAACTCTTTAAAAAGCTTACCAAGTTCCATGGATGATTTTCGGGCACGGGTTCCTGCCGCTTTATTACCTTTTTCAAGTTGCTCGGTGGCATCTTGTTTAAAGTTTGCTAATTCTGTTTCAATTGTTTCTAACAGTTCTTTCATAAGATTTAATTTATAATTTCGAAATACCCTACCCTAACGATTATATCGGTGAAATTGTATATCAATAGCCCTAAATGTTTGATTTAATTCTTTCTCGTAATACCTTCATGTCCTCCCCTACTTTCTTATCGATTACTTTAGCATAAATTTGAGTGGTCCGTAAATCTTTATGTCCTAACATTTTACTGACCGACTCAATTGGAACTCCATTAGATAAAGTAACAGTTGTGGCAAATGTATGCCTTGCCAAATGTGTTGTTAAGTTTTTATTTATCCCACATAAATCTGCTATTTCTTTCAAATAAGCATTCGATTTCTGATTGCTGGGAACAGGTAAAAGACATCCTTCATTAACCACCTCTGGATAGGCCTCATATTTTTTAATAATACTCATTGCTGTAGGTAGTATGGGAATGCTACTCCTGGAATTCGTTTTCGTTCTATGAACCCTAATCCATTTTCCACCATCTATTCCTTTAACTACATGACGTGGTGTCAGTTTCTTTACATCGGCATATGCAAGACCTGTAAAACAGCAAAAAACAAAGATATCCCGAACTAATTCTAAACGTTGGTTATGTAGATCTTTATTTAATAATGTTTCAATCTCATGCTCCGTTAAATACTCTCGTTCTTTCCATTTAAAGCTAATTTTGAAATTATAGAATGGATCTTTTAATATCCATTCATTCACATAGGCAATGCGCATAATCTTTTTTAAATTATTCAAATACTTCATCGAAGAATTATGATTACATCCTCTTATTGATTTCAAAAAGTAATCAAACCTATTTAAAAACTGTAAATCTACCTCAGTAACGGCGATGTCATCTATTAAAAGATCCTCTTTTAAATGTTGCTCTAAATGATTTAAAGTAGTCCTATATCGCTTCACTGTACCTTCAGAATACTGTTTCCCCATCAGTGCCTCCATCTTCTTGTTATGATCTCTAAAGATTTCCAGTAGCATTTTTGGTTTAACATTAAAACTTCTATAAGCTTTGATTAGTTCTCTTGGGGAAATATACTTTCCCTGGTCAATAAAGTTCTGATACAGTTTATTTATTTTGTAAGTAACTAGATCAATGTATTCATTAATTTCTCTGGCCATTGTATTTCTTCCTATCATTTTGCCAATATGCTGATCCCATCGATTCATCATTACTTTTCTATGTAGACTCATCTCTGCACGTTGTCCATCCATAGTGATTCTTAAATAGATATTAGCCTCACCATTAATATCTGCTTTGCTTCGTTTTAAATAGAATAAAAGTGAAAATGTATTCGCCATAATTCATACCTTTTTTAACACTAACTGAGTGAAAAGGTATATAATAAATTGGCAATAAAAAAACAGTTAAAAATCTGAATCGCCCTGTTTACAGGGGTTTTGAGGCTATTCGGTGTCAGTTGAAATCAGTAAAAATCACAGACCCCGAATTACTCACCTTTTATATGCATTTATATGGTATTAAATGAAATGGAATAAAATGAAAATCCCCATAAACACTGAGGTTTACAGGGATTTGATAAAATTTAGATATAAAAATTGTGGAGTCGGGGAGATTCGAACTCCCGTCCAAACAAGCAATTCAAATGCTTTCTACATGCTTAGTTTTCGTTTGGTTGTCGACGCAAAGCTGACCGAAAACCGCCTACCTTACGCTTAGCTTCTTAAAATTTAAAACTGTGCCAAAGCTACACAGTTTCTATGTTGACTTTTATGGTGTCTCTATATGAATCGCCGTCAACAAGGGCTATTCAGAGACATCTCGCCTCCCCGCCTTGCAGGGACGTGGCCGAAAATCTTACTATAAATTCAGATTAGGCAGCAAGAGCGTAGTTATTCTCGCCATTTAAAAAGTGTAGCACAGATATTAACGAGCATTAGCACTATAGCTCGGCATGCTTACATTTCAATTCGACTCGCTGTCAAAACCAGTCGACCCCAGGACTTTCAAAGAACTATTTTTAGTACTTTAGCGTTACGGTACACATTGCATACCGTTGGAGGATTCAACCGTCGCTCTTTCTCATTCTTAAAAAAGAGCTCCGACAATTCCTTAATCCCTAACGCGTCTGCAAATGTAAATCAAAAATTATTCCAAAAAAAGTTTTGTGCCATAAGTTCAGTTATGTTACATTTGAAACTTATCAACCAAAAAAAGTTATAATAATCGTATGAAATTCGGAATCATTAAAGAACGTAAAAACCCACCCGATAAGAGAGTTGTATTTTCGCCGGATGCCTGCCTTAAGTTATTGACCCGATTTCCGGAAGCAAGCATTTATGTAGAAAGTTCTGAAATACGGGTTTTTATAGATGAAGAATATCTGGAAAAGGGTATTTCTACCGCAAATGATGTTTCTGAATGTGATGTATTACTGGGCGTAAAAGAAGTACCGGTCGATGCCCTCATACCCAGTAAAAAATACTTTTTCTTTTCACACACAATAAAGAAGCAACCTTATAACCGTAGGCTTTTACAAGCCGTCCTTGAAAAGAATATAGAACTCTTCGACCACGAGGTCATTACTGCCAAAGAAGGATATCGTTTGGTCGCTTTTGGCCGCTATGCCGGTATAGTGGGTGCATATAACGGTTTCAGGGCCTATGGATTGAAATTCGACTTATATAATTTGCCCAAGGCAGAAAACCTGCCGGATCAACAGGCTCTGACCGATGCCTTAAACCGTATTCATCTACCTAATATTAAAATCCTGCTAACAGGAACCGGAAGGGTTGGTAATGGTGCTAAAGAAATGCTCGATGCCATGCATATCAGGCAAGTATCGGTAAACGATTATCTCGATTATACCTTTGAGGAACCTGTCTATTGTCAGATAGATGTACTTGACTATAACAAACGTAAGGATGGACAAGGTTTAGACAAAGAGGATTTTTATCAAAATCCGGACGATTATGTTTCCGACTTTATGCGTTTTGCCAAAGTAACTGATTTCTATATTGCAGGACACTTTTATGGTGATGGCGCTCCATATTTATATACAAAAGAAGATGCCAGATCGATCAACTTTAAAATCAAAGTAGTCGCTGATGTCAGTTGTGATATAGATGGACCGGTAGCATCAACTATACGTCCTTCAACCATTGCAGACCCGATATATGGTTATGATCCGGAAAATGAACAGGAAACCGACTTTAAAAATATTAATGCCATAGCAGTGATGGCCGTAGATAATCTTCCATGTGAGCTTCCCCGTGATGCCAGTGAAGGCTTTGGCGAAATGTTCCTGAAATATGTAATTCCAGCTTTTTTTAACAATGACAAGGATGGGATTTTAGAAAGAGCACGGATGACGAAAAACGGCAAACTCACCGATCGATACCAATATCTTCAGGATTATGTAGATGGAGAGCTTGTATAACGGACCGGTCTCATAAATAGCTGCAGTTGAGACCACTCTCTTTAATCAGGCCCAACTGCAGATCAAATTGTGATTGGCATTATTGATTACCCCAATCAATTTTACGGGAAACAAACATTACCGTTGCCAGTATCAGAAACAAGCCAAGGCTTCCTACCAGCAATGCGTAGCTTTCCAACTGAATGATCACGTAAATAAAAGTATACAGTGAAATTAAGGATACTGCTATCAATCCGGCAAATTTGTTAGACTTTAATATTGATTTGGAATAAACGGATATCAACACGATTATTGATGCCCCTGCAATTAAATAAGCTTTGAAAAAGTTGCTGTGTTCGGAAATTGAGATTAACAGGGTATAGAACATCACCAAAGCCAAACCTATCATCAAATATTGAAATGGATGGATATGAATCTTACTGATGGATTGGATCAGGAAGAAAATCAGAAAGGTAAGTCCTATCACCAGAAAACCGTATTTTGAAGAGCGTTCACTTTTCTGATACTCGTCTACCGGAATCATAAAATTCACCCCATAAGCAAACTGTCTCAGGTTAGGAGGTGCATTAAAATGGTATTGTGAAAAGGGTCTGTTTATATCCAATACTTTCCAGCGGGCATCGAAGCCTGTTTCCGTAATTTTATCATCATTATAGGGTAAAAACTCTCCAAAAAAATTAGCAGTTTTCCAATCGGATCGTATTTCTGTCGTAGTCTCCTTCCCTATCGGGATAAAACTTATTTGTTTACTTCCCTTTACGTTCATTTGCAAAGAGAAGTTAACATTTTTCTTCATCGGAAGATCACCCTCTCTTATAGCCTTGCTTTCTAATGTGTGTAGTGAAACAAATTCAGGCTGGTAATCTGTTTCGCCGTTATATTTAGAACTGAACTCATAATCGCTTTGTCCCAGGTGAAGCTTAACTGTACTGCTGACTCCTTTGAGATTAGACGTTTTGATAATGATCTTTGCCTTATTCCATAAAATATCTTCGTCCCTGATTTCCGCTTCTTCTAAAAGCTGAGGTCTTGAGAAACTTCCGGATACCTTCATTTTACTATCGTAAACTGCTGTCTTGTATATACCGTAATACTTTTCTTCCGGATCTATTTCAGCCTTCACATCCAGACTTTTCGGAAAAAGATAAACATAGGCTATGTCTTCTATAGTCTCTGTATATATCTTATTCGTTTTTTCATCCTTCACTTTTTTCTCTGTATAGGTCTTATAAGGCAGTTTTAACATAGGACCATACAGAACCACTTCTTCTCCCCATTTCGTGCCTATCTCATGAATCACTTCCGATTGTCTGTTCTTCCGCTCTTTAATTAAATCCTGAACATACATCAAAGGGATCAAAAGGACCAATGTTAAAAATCCTACCATAAACATTCTCGCCGTTATGGATGTTTTGATCCAATAACCAAATTTTCCTTTTCCTGGGTTTTCATTAATATTCATAAGACATCAATATTTAAAGTACTTTGAAATTCAAAGTTTGTTGATAAAAAAATTTAAGCTTTACGTATTATATTTTCCAGCGCCTCTATGTGCTGTTTAAATGCTTTCCTGCCTGATTTTGTGGCTATATACCTCGTGTTTGGTTTTTTTCCTATAAATTGCTTTTCTATAACAATATATTCTGCTTTTTCCAGCGCTTTGGTGTGGCTTGCCAGGTTTCCGTCTGTAACCTCTAAAAGTTCTTTTAGCGTTTTAAAATCAGCATACTCATTCACCATCAGTACCGACATAATACCCAGCCTGATACGATGATCAAAAACTTTATTTATATTATTGATTATTCCCAAACCTACTGCTTCTTGTCGTATTTATAGTACATAAGCGCGCCGTAAATAACATGCATTACTCCGAAACCAATTACCCATAGCCAGAATCCATACCCTGGAAAGGCAGCACATATCAGACCTAAAGCAACTTCTATGAGTCCCAAATATCTGATATCTCCTATACTGAATTTAGAGGCATTGATAAGTGCCAACCCGTAAAATATAAGCATTAATGCTGCCGTTTGCCCATATTTTTGCTGATTGAGAATAATAAGAATATAAATGCCTCCTGCTAATAATGGAATAAGAAAATTAATAATAAGCCTTTTTGAGGTACTATCCCATATCTTTTCTCCATTTGTCCTGGCTTTTCGGGTAGAAAGAAAAATAGCTGTTATGATACTTAACCCTGCTATTAAACCCAGATCGATCATTACCCATCTAAAAACGTATCCATCGAGGATTAAATATTTTTGACCTGAATTAGCTACCAGCCAATATGCAAAACCGGCTCCTGTTAATGCATAAATACCTGCCATTATTCCAGACAGGCCACTCAGGGAAATAAACCTGGAAGACCTGTTCATCAAGCTTTTTATCTCCCCTATATCTTTTAAGTATTTATCCGAATCCATATAAAAGTACTTTGCAATTCAAAGTTAACATTAAAATGGAAACTACCAAATACTTTTCAGGCTATTTTAAGCTCGCTGCTTTACAGCTATTTAAATGGTAGTATACTTTCAGATTGCTAATATCGAAGCATGAAGAATCTAACCATGTCTTATGATCCTGATTAATAAGGAAATCCTGAACGGTTGGTATTACACGAAATACCACAGAGCTCCCTTAGCGGATTTTTACACAGAAAACATGAGTTGTGTCAATAAAGAAACCCGGAATATCAGAAAGAATGATCTGTGATATCCCGGGTACTTAGCGATCGTCCGGAGTACTCTTAATCTACTTTTTTAAACACCAATTGTGTTCCAGTATCATTAAAAAGATATAAGCTGTTGTTTTCTATCTTATATTTCACCGAACTTTGCAGAGCTTTCAGGAAATCCCCTTCCTTGTTATCGCCCATACAAGCCATTTCTGTAGTTACAACATCTGTAAACCTCAGCAATCCTTGCTCAAAAAATATACGCCCTCTCATGTTATTACACCCTGCATATCCAAAAAACTTATTTTCTCCGGCATTAATTTCCATGTTTGGCAGTTCCTTGGCGAACATCCCGGCAGTTGCCTCTACTTCTCCTAACTTTTCCAACACCCAGATATCATGCAGTCTATAGTCGGTGATATAATTACCACATCCTTCATAGACCGTATAATCAGTTTCATTCCCTTTCTTTATTTCAACCTTCACTTTATATCCATATACCTTATCAGACATATTATCGGAACATTCTCCCTGAGATATCTGAACATTCATAGCTCCGCTTTCTACTTCAGCCTTATACATTTTTATATTTGCATCGGCTGCTCTTACAGGTTCTGTTGCAGGTACTGTAAACTCTTTATGAGCTTCTGTTAGGGATGTGAATTTAATCATCTTGCCAGAAAATTCAATGCTCCAAAAAGGTTCCGTTCCTACGCCTTTAAAATAAGTTTCACTATTGTTCTCCGTGACCGCAACAGTGCTCTCCCTGCTTTTTTTCTCTTTCATACCGGTTGTAACGGAATCTACAGGCTCCGTATTGTCTGCTTCTTTTGTTGTCTTGTTATCTTTACAAGCTGTAAAGACCATGGCAACGAATAAAACCGGAAAAATTACTCTTTTCATTTTTAAAATATTTAAGGTATAAAGGGAATCCAAAAACCGAATGCCCTTTAAAACCTTTATTAGATTTGCATTAATTCTTTATGATTGTGCTAACGCTATCATAATATCCAACTCTTCTATAAGTTTATCATCACTCCCGTTAAACCCTACGGATTTAAATTTGATCTTGCCATCCGGGCCGATAATAAATTTAGTAGGAATGCCTGACACGTTGTATCTGCCTATAACGTCATATTCTCTACTTCCCTCTTCTACGGGTGTATCCATCAATACGTTGAAGGTATACTTGTTGGCATCTATAAAACCTGATACTGATTTTTGCCTCGCATCTCCATTTGTACTTTCCCAGGTATTAACAAATAAAAATGCTACTTCCGGATTATCTTTGTATTTGGTTACGGCTTTTTGCATTCCGGGAAATGAAGCTTTGCAGGGACCACACCAGGTTGCCCAAAAATCGACTACAACCACCTTTCCCTTCAGATCGTTCAAAACAACATCTTCTCCCTGTAAATTCTTTAGCTGAAAAGCAGGTGCTTCCTCGTTCATCATTTTACTTTCAATCTCGGTCTTTGCTTTTTCATATGCTATTGTTTCTAACGCTTTCAGATAATTTTCAAAACCATCGTCAGATCCTTCACTCGCTAAATATGCTGTTTTTAAATACTCCTTGATTTTTACTGTTGAAGCACCTTTTTTGATAAAACTTTCTGCCTTATCCCGGGCTTTGGCATGATTGTCGTCCGCCAGTAAATATTGTACATAGCGCTCATTTGCTTCGGGTCCTCCATCTTCTCCTACAGCTATATCCTGATACTCAATAGCCTTTTTAATATCTCCTCTTTTAAAAAGAATCAATGCATAAGTATCTGCAAATATTTTATAATTGCGATCCAGGCTGTTCAGATATTGATTTTTTGAATAATAAACCGGTTTTTCCGAATCGCCTGATTTCAATCCTTCCAAAATATCCAGGGACTTTTTTGAAATTTGGGCTGCATATTCAAGGTTTTCTCCTTGTTCTGCCAACTTCCATGCAACACTGTTATAAAGGCTGGCCTTTTGCTGGTCGTTATCAGGTATTCGTGCAGCGTATTCTTTAAAAGTATCGTAATCTTTATTTTCAGCTACAGCCCTGGCTATCATACCGGTCATCCGCGTACTTAAATCATTTTTCCCAAATGTTTTTGTAAACGTTTCCAATATT of the Zhouia spongiae genome contains:
- a CDS encoding histone H1, which translates into the protein MKELLETIETELANFKQDATEQLEKGNKAAGTRARKSSMELGKLFKEFRKVSLEASKK
- a CDS encoding site-specific integrase yields the protein MANTFSLLFYLKRSKADINGEANIYLRITMDGQRAEMSLHRKVMMNRWDQHIGKMIGRNTMAREINEYIDLVTYKINKLYQNFIDQGKYISPRELIKAYRSFNVKPKMLLEIFRDHNKKMEALMGKQYSEGTVKRYRTTLNHLEQHLKEDLLIDDIAVTEVDLQFLNRFDYFLKSIRGCNHNSSMKYLNNLKKIMRIAYVNEWILKDPFYNFKISFKWKEREYLTEHEIETLLNKDLHNQRLELVRDIFVFCCFTGLAYADVKKLTPRHVVKGIDGGKWIRVHRTKTNSRSSIPILPTAMSIIKKYEAYPEVVNEGCLLPVPSNQKSNAYLKEIADLCGINKNLTTHLARHTFATTVTLSNGVPIESVSKMLGHKDLRTTQIYAKVIDKKVGEDMKVLRERIKSNI
- a CDS encoding NAD(P)-dependent oxidoreductase codes for the protein MKFGIIKERKNPPDKRVVFSPDACLKLLTRFPEASIYVESSEIRVFIDEEYLEKGISTANDVSECDVLLGVKEVPVDALIPSKKYFFFSHTIKKQPYNRRLLQAVLEKNIELFDHEVITAKEGYRLVAFGRYAGIVGAYNGFRAYGLKFDLYNLPKAENLPDQQALTDALNRIHLPNIKILLTGTGRVGNGAKEMLDAMHIRQVSVNDYLDYTFEEPVYCQIDVLDYNKRKDGQGLDKEDFYQNPDDYVSDFMRFAKVTDFYIAGHFYGDGAPYLYTKEDARSINFKIKVVADVSCDIDGPVASTIRPSTIADPIYGYDPENEQETDFKNINAIAVMAVDNLPCELPRDASEGFGEMFLKYVIPAFFNNDKDGILERARMTKNGKLTDRYQYLQDYVDGELV
- the creD gene encoding cell envelope integrity protein CreD, coding for MNINENPGKGKFGYWIKTSITARMFMVGFLTLVLLIPLMYVQDLIKERKNRQSEVIHEIGTKWGEEVVLYGPMLKLPYKTYTEKKVKDEKTNKIYTETIEDIAYVYLFPKSLDVKAEIDPEEKYYGIYKTAVYDSKMKVSGSFSRPQLLEEAEIRDEDILWNKAKIIIKTSNLKGVSSTVKLHLGQSDYEFSSKYNGETDYQPEFVSLHTLESKAIREGDLPMKKNVNFSLQMNVKGSKQISFIPIGKETTTEIRSDWKTANFFGEFLPYNDDKITETGFDARWKVLDINRPFSQYHFNAPPNLRQFAYGVNFMIPVDEYQKSERSSKYGFLVIGLTFLIFFLIQSISKIHIHPFQYLMIGLALVMFYTLLISISEHSNFFKAYLIAGASIIVLISVYSKSILKSNKFAGLIAVSLISLYTFIYVIIQLESYALLVGSLGLFLILATVMFVSRKIDWGNQ
- a CDS encoding winged helix-turn-helix domain-containing protein — its product is MGIINNINKVFDHRIRLGIMSVLMVNEYADFKTLKELLEVTDGNLASHTKALEKAEYIVIEKQFIGKKPNTRYIATKSGRKAFKQHIEALENIIRKA
- a CDS encoding META domain-containing protein; translated protein: MKRVIFPVLFVAMVFTACKDNKTTKEADNTEPVDSVTTGMKEKKSRESTVAVTENNSETYFKGVGTEPFWSIEFSGKMIKFTSLTEAHKEFTVPATEPVRAADANIKMYKAEVESGAMNVQISQGECSDNMSDKVYGYKVKVEIKKGNETDYTVYEGCGNYITDYRLHDIWVLEKLGEVEATAGMFAKELPNMEINAGENKFFGYAGCNNMRGRIFFEQGLLRFTDVVTTEMACMGDNKEGDFLKALQSSVKYKIENNSLYLFNDTGTQLVFKKVD
- a CDS encoding TlpA disulfide reductase family protein; protein product: MKLTSYLLVTCTIFSVFSCKQAEQAKDPGQEIGALLLSKEKPRAGDSLKIQYHSDEEVSEAYYYYAVHDSYYPVDIHFKEDQGIWESTFKIPDSATALAFHIKTGEEFDNNHKKGFVTYLFNDKGEPIAGSKASAGGYYTRYGNRINLEITSDSSLVLFREDIKSNPAIAGEWDFSYPRMLYKENKEEGEAYIKERIAAISGQQAIDEPDYRTLVALNAAIGNDSIAEVLKKEVVEKFPDGKAAQEEVWMKFYGEKDLEKKKEILETFTKTFGKNDLSTRMTGMIARAVAENKDYDTFKEYAARIPDNDQQKASLYNSVAWKLAEQGENLEYAAQISKKSLDILEGLKSGDSEKPVYYSKNQYLNSLDRNYKIFADTYALILFKRGDIKKAIEYQDIAVGEDGGPEANERYVQYLLADDNHAKARDKAESFIKKGASTVKIKEYLKTAYLASEGSDDGFENYLKALETIAYEKAKTEIESKMMNEEAPAFQLKNLQGEDVVLNDLKGKVVVVDFWATWCGPCKASFPGMQKAVTKYKDNPEVAFLFVNTWESTNGDARQKSVSGFIDANKYTFNVLMDTPVEEGSREYDVIGRYNVSGIPTKFIIGPDGKIKFKSVGFNGSDDKLIEELDIMIALAQS